One Moorena sp. SIOASIH DNA segment encodes these proteins:
- a CDS encoding arylsulfatase, which produces MKYQRANPSKGSQDTAQMGKRLFNGVMAILLTITFTLVGFLPVTNQGIALANTQGTPNILVIMGDDIGWTNVSAYEKGIVGYDTPNIDRIANEGMLFTDYYAEQSCTAGRAAFITGQSGLRTGLLKVGFPGAPFGIQDEDPTLAEMLKPLGYTSGQFGKNHLGDLNKFLPTVHGFDEFFGNLYHLNAEEEPENVDYPGGPDGWFAQNVGPRGVLDCKATDEPSTEPDAGRFGPWGNQECEDTGSLNIERMKTIDRDFLKRTKKFIKKAVKKDKPFFAWFNSTRMHYYTHINDDVEGISGQGFYGDGMVEHDGHVGQLLDLLDKLDIAENTIVIYTTDNGPHYNQWPDGGLTPFRGEKNTNWEGGYRVPALVRWPAHIPAGTVSHEIFSHLDWVPTLMAAAGMDDFKETLKQACPYDESTNLCGTHLDGFNQLPYLTDPDSQKGERPGFIYFNDEGQLPGVRVGDWKVVFSEQRAHYFDVWREPFVQLRIPKLFNLRRDPYERADTDSNNYNDWWSRRNYLLLPAIGLVQQFLDTFDEYPPSQPPFGLNPNEIIDDIVDQIGLTEVGAD; this is translated from the coding sequence ATGAAATATCAGAGAGCTAATCCCTCCAAGGGCAGTCAGGACACTGCCCAGATGGGGAAGCGATTATTCAATGGGGTGATGGCGATCCTACTAACGATCACCTTCACTCTAGTTGGTTTCCTCCCAGTGACTAACCAGGGAATCGCACTTGCCAACACACAAGGCACGCCCAACATCCTGGTGATCATGGGAGATGACATTGGTTGGACAAATGTCAGTGCCTATGAAAAGGGCATCGTGGGTTACGACACGCCCAACATCGACCGCATTGCCAACGAAGGGATGCTGTTCACGGACTACTACGCCGAGCAAAGCTGTACCGCCGGTCGGGCAGCCTTTATCACTGGGCAAAGTGGTTTGCGGACTGGTTTGCTGAAAGTCGGTTTTCCTGGAGCACCCTTTGGCATCCAGGATGAAGACCCCACCCTGGCAGAAATGCTGAAGCCCTTGGGTTACACATCCGGACAGTTTGGCAAAAACCACCTGGGGGATCTCAACAAGTTTCTGCCCACAGTCCATGGCTTTGACGAATTCTTTGGCAACCTCTATCACTTAAATGCTGAAGAAGAGCCGGAGAATGTGGACTATCCGGGCGGGCCAGATGGCTGGTTTGCTCAAAATGTTGGTCCTCGGGGGGTTCTGGATTGCAAGGCAACAGATGAACCCAGCACAGAGCCAGACGCAGGCCGGTTTGGTCCCTGGGGTAACCAGGAGTGTGAAGATACAGGCTCGCTCAACATCGAGCGCATGAAAACTATCGATCGCGATTTCCTGAAGCGGACGAAAAAGTTTATCAAGAAAGCAGTAAAAAAGGATAAGCCCTTTTTTGCCTGGTTTAACTCCACCCGGATGCATTACTATACCCACATCAATGATGATGTAGAGGGCATCAGCGGTCAGGGTTTTTACGGTGATGGCATGGTAGAGCATGACGGTCATGTAGGACAGTTGCTCGATTTGCTGGATAAGCTGGACATTGCCGAGAATACGATTGTCATTTATACAACGGACAACGGCCCCCATTACAACCAATGGCCCGATGGCGGTCTGACCCCGTTCCGAGGCGAGAAGAACACCAACTGGGAAGGCGGCTATCGTGTTCCAGCACTGGTACGCTGGCCTGCTCATATTCCCGCTGGAACAGTGTCCCATGAGATTTTCTCTCATTTGGATTGGGTGCCAACTCTGATGGCAGCTGCTGGCATGGATGACTTCAAAGAAACCCTAAAGCAAGCCTGTCCGTACGATGAATCCACCAATCTCTGCGGTACCCATCTGGATGGCTTCAATCAGTTGCCCTATTTGACCGATCCCGATAGCCAAAAAGGAGAACGTCCTGGCTTCATCTACTTTAATGATGAAGGTCAGCTGCCAGGGGTTCGCGTTGGGGATTGGAAAGTAGTCTTTTCGGAACAACGGGCTCACTATTTTGATGTCTGGCGGGAGCCGTTTGTGCAACTACGGATTCCAAAACTGTTTAACTTGCGTCGGGATCCCTACGAGCGGGCAGACACAGACTCTAATAACTACAATGACTGGTGGTCTCGCCGGAATTACTTGTTGCTGCCAGCAATAGGGCTTGTTCAGCAGTTTCTGGATACCTTTGACGAGTATCCTCCCAGTCAACCTCCCTTTGGTTTAAATCCTAACGAAATCATTGACGACATTGTTGATCAGATTGGCTTGACAGAGGTTGGTGCTGACTAA
- a CDS encoding cation diffusion facilitator family transporter: protein MTQLPTSIPTHDIPQLPRPEAEDHHHHHHHHHHHHGDHSHSHGVIDPEIASSARGIWAVKWSLVGLVITAILQAVVFWLSGSVALLADLIHNVGDAMTAVPLGVAFLVSRRKPTARFSYGFARLEDLAGVMIVVIVLLSAVITAYESVERFYHPQPLHHLGALAIAAIVGFIGNELVALFRIRVGREINSAALIADGYHAMADGLVSLAVLVSAVGVALGYSWADPVIGLVITAVLLKIVWESGQTIFSRLLDGVEPEVLESLNHAINHVPELEPDAIDLRSRYAIANLRPRWLGHRLHVEMDIMLPPTLSLQQTQGITNTVEEQLKAHLPYLGLIVVRAVPDTQTRESGIGNRESGIGNRESGIGNRESGIGNRESE, encoded by the coding sequence ATGACACAACTTCCTACGTCTATCCCAACCCATGATATTCCTCAACTCCCTAGACCAGAGGCGGAAGATCACCACCATCACCATCACCATCACCATCACCACCATGGTGATCATAGCCATAGCCATGGGGTGATCGATCCCGAAATTGCGAGCTCTGCTCGGGGCATCTGGGCTGTCAAATGGTCACTGGTGGGCTTGGTGATCACTGCCATCTTGCAGGCAGTGGTGTTCTGGCTCTCTGGCAGTGTCGCTCTCCTGGCCGATCTAATTCACAACGTAGGGGATGCTATGACTGCTGTGCCCTTGGGGGTGGCCTTTCTAGTATCGCGACGCAAGCCAACCGCCAGATTTTCCTATGGCTTTGCTCGATTGGAAGACTTGGCCGGAGTGATGATTGTGGTGATTGTGCTGTTGAGTGCCGTGATTACCGCTTATGAGTCTGTGGAGCGATTTTACCATCCTCAGCCCCTCCATCATTTGGGAGCCCTGGCAATTGCGGCCATCGTGGGCTTCATTGGCAACGAACTTGTGGCTCTTTTCCGGATTCGGGTTGGCCGGGAAATCAATAGCGCTGCCCTGATTGCTGATGGGTATCACGCCATGGCTGATGGTCTAGTCAGTCTGGCCGTGTTGGTCAGCGCTGTGGGGGTTGCCCTCGGCTATTCCTGGGCCGATCCCGTGATTGGTTTAGTGATCACAGCAGTGTTACTAAAAATTGTCTGGGAGTCGGGGCAGACTATTTTTAGTCGCTTGCTGGATGGCGTGGAACCAGAAGTGCTAGAATCCCTCAACCATGCTATCAATCATGTGCCTGAACTAGAACCTGACGCGATTGACCTACGGTCACGCTACGCGATCGCAAACCTTCGACCCCGCTGGCTGGGGCATAGACTCCATGTAGAGATGGACATCATGCTACCACCGACTCTATCTCTTCAACAGACCCAAGGAATTACCAATACCGTTGAGGAGCAACTGAAAGCACACCTGCCCTATCTAGGCTTGATAGTGGTTCGAGCTGTACCTGATACCCAAACTAGGGAATCGGGAATCGGGAATCGGGAATCGGGAATCGGGAATCGGGAATCGGGAATCGGGAATCGGGAATCGGGAATCGGGAATCGGGAATCGGAATAG
- a CDS encoding peptidylprolyl isomerase — MQDTATTLINQETSLSEIPVKGQDDRPKPLIRILREPLLHFLVLGALLFGLYFWVAGPSITSDSPKHIDISAGTIEFLKTTWQRQWGREPLPQELESLVDNYVRDEVLYQEALALGLDQNDTIVRRRVIQKMQFLTEDVSPVREPSDEELQAYLGEHAERYTIPGKFSFAQIYFSRDMRRDRTDAEAQDFLNQLQANPNLERFQQLGDRSMLPITYTLASAETLTNTFGGTFAQEMAGVTETGWQGPLHSAYGSHLVYVSDIQPGHVATLAEVRRDARRDWMRDQRQQLDEQFYEQLRDRYTVSIDQDALKQAIQEDQG, encoded by the coding sequence ATGCAGGACACAGCTACAACACTGATTAATCAAGAAACTTCACTGTCTGAAATCCCGGTTAAGGGACAGGACGATCGACCCAAGCCACTGATTCGTATTTTGCGGGAACCATTGCTGCATTTCCTGGTTTTGGGTGCCCTGCTGTTTGGGCTGTATTTTTGGGTTGCTGGTCCTTCCATCACATCAGATTCTCCCAAGCACATTGACATATCTGCTGGCACCATTGAGTTTTTGAAAACAACCTGGCAGCGGCAGTGGGGACGAGAGCCGTTGCCCCAAGAGCTGGAAAGCTTAGTGGATAACTACGTTCGCGATGAAGTACTGTATCAGGAAGCCCTGGCATTGGGGTTAGACCAAAATGACACGATTGTGCGGCGACGGGTGATTCAAAAGATGCAGTTCCTGACGGAAGATGTGTCACCCGTGCGGGAACCCTCGGATGAAGAGTTGCAAGCCTATTTAGGGGAGCATGCCGAGCGCTATACTATACCGGGCAAGTTTAGCTTTGCACAGATTTACTTCAGCCGGGACATGCGGCGCGATCGCACGGATGCCGAAGCCCAGGATTTTCTGAATCAGTTGCAAGCCAACCCCAACCTGGAACGGTTCCAGCAGCTAGGAGACCGCTCCATGTTGCCCATAACCTATACCCTGGCCTCAGCTGAGACCCTAACCAACACCTTTGGTGGCACCTTTGCCCAGGAGATGGCTGGGGTTACTGAAACCGGCTGGCAAGGCCCGTTGCATTCCGCTTATGGCAGTCATCTGGTTTACGTTAGTGACATTCAACCGGGTCACGTTGCTACCTTGGCAGAGGTCAGAAGGGATGCCCGCCGGGACTGGATGAGAGACCAGCGCCAACAGCTGGACGAGCAGTTCTATGAACAATTACGCGATCGCTACACCGTTTCCATTGACCAGGATGCCCTCAAGCAAGCTATTCAGGAGGACCAGGGATGA
- a CDS encoding HupE/UreJ family protein: MNLGKWLCIALLVCLGLGYHPAPAQAHGFQTSYLELREQPSGQVDVVWKTPPAMSFGDEGLSSPMTISPVFPSYCTAVTVPAVTATPATRVTRWRLDCGKNGLAQATIAFPGLLQSSLEVLLRVEWADGHSQTTMVPTGEETFVIPEKTTVLAVGQTYLKLGVEHIFSGIDHLLFVLGLVLIVGPSWRLVKTITAFTLAHSITLGAATLGLVNVPQAPVEAVIALSILFLASELAHSRLGKPGLTEQYPWLVALTFGLLHGFGFAGALAEVGLPPQDIPPALLFFNVGVELGQLAFVLVVVAVMESLKRFGPEQYPRWLGWVPTYSIGILASFWCFQRVAAFWG; this comes from the coding sequence ATGAACCTAGGAAAATGGCTCTGTATTGCTCTGCTGGTTTGCCTCGGCCTGGGATATCATCCCGCCCCCGCCCAGGCCCACGGCTTTCAAACGTCCTACCTGGAACTACGAGAGCAACCCTCTGGCCAGGTGGACGTGGTCTGGAAAACCCCACCAGCCATGAGTTTTGGAGATGAAGGGCTGAGTAGTCCCATGACCATTAGCCCGGTCTTTCCCAGCTACTGCACTGCAGTGACCGTGCCTGCAGTAACGGCTACTCCCGCCACCCGTGTCACCCGCTGGAGATTGGATTGCGGTAAAAACGGATTGGCTCAAGCAACCATTGCGTTTCCGGGACTGCTCCAAAGCTCTCTGGAAGTGCTATTGCGGGTGGAATGGGCCGATGGGCACTCCCAAACCACCATGGTGCCCACTGGGGAAGAGACCTTCGTGATCCCAGAAAAAACCACTGTGTTGGCAGTGGGCCAGACCTACCTCAAACTTGGGGTCGAGCACATTTTCAGCGGCATCGACCACTTGCTGTTTGTCTTAGGGCTAGTCTTAATTGTCGGACCATCCTGGCGTCTGGTCAAGACCATTACCGCCTTTACCCTAGCCCACAGCATTACCCTTGGTGCAGCTACCTTAGGTCTTGTGAATGTGCCCCAAGCTCCAGTGGAAGCCGTGATTGCCCTCAGCATTTTGTTCTTAGCGTCAGAGCTAGCCCACAGCCGCCTGGGTAAGCCAGGATTGACTGAGCAATATCCCTGGCTAGTGGCTCTGACCTTTGGACTGCTCCACGGCTTTGGCTTTGCGGGAGCCTTGGCAGAGGTGGGATTACCCCCCCAAGACATTCCCCCAGCCCTGTTGTTTTTCAATGTTGGGGTGGAGTTGGGACAACTGGCCTTTGTGTTAGTAGTCGTTGCTGTGATGGAGAGCCTGAAACGGTTTGGCCCTGAGCAATACCCGCGCTGGCTGGGTTGGGTGCCCACCTATAGTATTGGCATTCTGGCCTCGTTCTGGTGTTTCCAGCGGGTTGCTGCCTTTTGGGGGTGA
- a CDS encoding DUF3604 domain-containing protein encodes MNRIVSLSQIRKLFIIGLCICFVIGNILFVSSSALAASLPPGEYERVGEAVIPVPDYGYSPYAGGREFPQQVFWGDTHLHTVYSFDAGAAGTRLTPEDSYRFARGEEVTTETGQRVKLSRALDFLVVTDHSDGLGSFQQLLAGEPPEILEDPTVARWHEMVNGTPEEQAQAQKEITEAFGKGEAPEVIYPPKEEDFRTAWEAEVDVAEAYNNPGKFTSIIGYEWTSQVNNNNLHRNVLFRDDGCLAKLVLPFTTVNTSDPEKLWDWMESYEETYKGNVLAIPHNGNLSNGLMFADTDSYGQPLSETYAQRRQLWEPLYEVIQIKGTGEAHPLLSPTDEFAGFEIAGWDEGNMVNDPKPEDPAARKEMYSHEYARAALKNGLEFEEKLGTNPFKFGLVGSSDSHIALSAVEENNYFGKFPIEAPSPHRAIDQTSVNRIGWQYVSSGYVGVWARENTRESLFDAMERREVYATSGPRMVVRFFGGWDFTPEDASRNPGDVGYAKGVSMGSDLTSMPEGKAPTFLVAALKDPIRANLDRIQIVKGWLDADDNTHEKIYNVAWSGDRAISLDADGSKLSPVGNTVDTDTAEWTNTIGAVELAQVWTDPDFDPTQRAFYYARVLEIPTPRWTDYDKAFYGDEWCAEKSIKQKIEEKITQKSICDEIPLTLQERVYTSPIWYSPAKTINLPSLPAQAVENMSHEDFWNRIIQEVEKHYSTK; translated from the coding sequence ATGAATCGAATAGTTTCACTTTCGCAAATCCGCAAACTATTTATAATAGGGTTGTGTATTTGCTTTGTGATCGGAAACATCCTCTTTGTCTCTAGCAGTGCTCTGGCAGCATCGTTGCCACCTGGAGAATACGAACGGGTAGGGGAAGCCGTAATCCCAGTACCTGACTATGGCTATTCCCCCTATGCGGGCGGACGTGAATTTCCCCAACAGGTGTTTTGGGGAGATACTCACTTGCATACGGTCTATTCCTTCGATGCGGGTGCAGCTGGAACTCGTTTGACCCCTGAAGATTCCTATCGATTTGCCCGGGGAGAGGAAGTCACGACCGAAACCGGACAACGGGTGAAGTTGTCTCGTGCCTTAGATTTTTTAGTCGTCACCGATCACTCTGACGGTCTGGGGTCTTTTCAACAACTGCTGGCAGGCGAACCGCCTGAAATTCTGGAAGATCCCACGGTTGCCCGGTGGCATGAAATGGTCAACGGCACCCCTGAAGAGCAAGCCCAAGCCCAGAAAGAGATCACGGAGGCGTTTGGCAAAGGAGAGGCTCCCGAGGTAATTTACCCTCCAAAAGAGGAGGATTTCCGCACTGCCTGGGAAGCAGAAGTGGATGTCGCTGAAGCCTACAACAACCCCGGCAAATTTACCTCAATCATTGGCTATGAGTGGACTTCCCAGGTAAATAACAATAACCTTCACCGCAACGTGCTCTTCCGCGATGACGGGTGCCTGGCCAAGCTTGTACTTCCTTTCACCACAGTCAATACCAGCGACCCCGAAAAACTCTGGGATTGGATGGAGAGCTACGAAGAGACGTACAAAGGGAACGTGCTGGCGATTCCCCACAACGGCAACCTGAGCAATGGTCTGATGTTTGCAGATACGGACAGCTACGGCCAGCCCCTGAGCGAAACCTATGCCCAACGGCGACAGCTCTGGGAACCGCTCTATGAAGTCATCCAGATCAAAGGTACCGGCGAAGCCCATCCGTTGCTGTCTCCCACCGATGAATTTGCGGGTTTTGAGATTGCGGGCTGGGACGAAGGCAACATGGTGAACGACCCCAAACCCGAAGACCCAGCAGCCAGGAAAGAGATGTACTCCCACGAATACGCTCGCGCTGCCCTCAAGAACGGACTGGAGTTTGAAGAAAAACTGGGTACGAATCCCTTCAAGTTTGGTCTGGTTGGTTCTTCCGACTCCCACATCGCATTGTCGGCGGTGGAAGAAAACAACTACTTTGGTAAGTTTCCTATTGAAGCTCCCAGTCCCCACCGGGCTATAGATCAGACCAGTGTAAATCGTATCGGATGGCAGTACGTGTCGTCTGGATATGTGGGCGTTTGGGCCCGCGAGAATACCCGTGAATCCCTGTTCGATGCCATGGAACGACGGGAAGTTTATGCCACGAGTGGGCCACGCATGGTGGTTCGCTTCTTCGGCGGTTGGGACTTTACCCCGGAAGATGCAAGTCGTAACCCCGGTGATGTGGGCTATGCCAAGGGAGTTTCCATGGGCAGTGATCTGACCAGTATGCCGGAAGGGAAAGCACCGACCTTTTTGGTGGCTGCATTGAAGGATCCGATTCGGGCAAACCTCGATCGGATTCAAATTGTCAAGGGCTGGCTGGATGCTGACGACAACACCCACGAGAAAATCTACAATGTGGCTTGGTCTGGCGATCGCGCCATCAGTCTTGATGCAGATGGCAGCAAGTTGTCACCTGTGGGCAATACCGTGGACACCGATACAGCCGAGTGGACAAACACCATTGGTGCGGTTGAGCTAGCACAGGTTTGGACAGACCCGGACTTTGATCCCACCCAAAGGGCATTTTACTACGCACGGGTGCTGGAAATTCCGACTCCTCGTTGGACGGACTACGACAAAGCGTTTTACGGCGACGAGTGGTGTGCTGAAAAGAGTATCAAGCAGAAGATCGAGGAGAAAATCACGCAGAAATCTATTTGCGACGAAATTCCCCTCACCTTACAGGAACGGGTTTATACCTCTCCTATCTGGTATTCTCCAGCTAAGACGATCAACCTCCCATCCCTGCCTGCCCAAGCTGTTGAAAATATGAGTCACGAAGATTTTTGGAATCGAATCATTCAGGAGGTTGAGAAACATTATTCAACCAAATGA
- the iscB gene encoding RNA-guided endonuclease IscB, with translation MRVFVLNKNRQPLDPCKPARARILLSVGKAKVYRRYPFTIILTEEVKQPITHDHQLKIDPGAKISGLAIVQGKRVIWGSELTHRGFQIQEALTSRRQLRRSRRNRKTRYRKPRFLNRTRSKGWLAPSLTSRVQNILTWVKKLSRFCPVTGISQELVRFDTQKLQNPEISGIEYQQGTLYGYELREYLLEKWNRKCAYCGATGTQLEIEHIKPLSKGGSNRVSNLTIACHPCNQAKSNQDIELFLSNKPSILKRILSQSLRPLADAASVNSTRCTLYYELKSIGLPVEVGSGGLTKFNRCRQNLPKTHWLDAANVGKVETLIIEVTLPLAISAKGHGTRQLCRTNKYGFPTRHCSRIKFHKGFQTGDIVRAVVTKGKKIGTYVGRVATRKSGSFNISTKSGLVQGISHKYCKFIHRKDGYAYAN, from the coding sequence ATGCGTGTCTTTGTACTCAACAAAAACCGACAACCCTTAGATCCATGCAAGCCTGCGAGAGCCAGAATTTTACTTTCGGTAGGAAAAGCAAAGGTCTATCGTCGTTACCCATTTACCATAATTTTGACGGAGGAAGTAAAACAGCCAATAACTCACGATCACCAACTCAAAATAGATCCTGGAGCAAAAATAAGCGGTTTAGCTATCGTCCAAGGAAAACGAGTAATCTGGGGATCTGAACTTACCCATCGAGGGTTTCAAATACAAGAGGCTTTGACCTCTCGTAGACAATTGAGACGTAGTAGACGTAATCGCAAGACTCGATACCGCAAGCCCAGGTTTCTTAACAGAACTAGATCAAAAGGCTGGTTAGCCCCCAGCTTGACGTCTAGGGTTCAAAATATTTTAACTTGGGTTAAAAAGTTGAGTCGATTCTGTCCTGTCACCGGCATATCCCAAGAATTGGTTAGGTTCGACACTCAAAAGCTGCAAAATCCTGAAATATCTGGTATCGAGTACCAACAGGGTACACTTTACGGCTATGAACTTCGGGAATATTTACTTGAAAAATGGAATCGCAAGTGTGCTTATTGTGGGGCAACAGGTACTCAGTTAGAAATCGAGCATATCAAGCCATTATCTAAAGGTGGTTCCAATCGGGTTTCTAATTTAACTATTGCGTGTCATCCATGTAACCAGGCTAAATCCAATCAAGATATTGAGCTTTTTTTGTCTAATAAGCCTAGTATCTTGAAACGAATACTGAGTCAATCATTACGCCCCCTGGCTGATGCGGCTTCTGTTAACTCAACTCGCTGTACGTTGTACTACGAACTGAAATCAATAGGATTGCCTGTTGAAGTGGGTAGCGGCGGATTAACAAAATTCAACAGGTGCCGCCAAAATCTTCCTAAAACTCATTGGTTAGATGCGGCCAATGTGGGAAAAGTTGAAACTCTGATTATTGAAGTAACCCTACCTTTGGCAATATCAGCTAAGGGACACGGCACTCGTCAGCTCTGTAGGACTAATAAGTATGGGTTTCCCACTCGTCATTGCTCCAGAATTAAATTTCACAAAGGCTTTCAGACCGGAGATATTGTCCGCGCCGTGGTGACTAAGGGGAAGAAGATCGGTACTTATGTAGGACGGGTCGCAACCCGAAAATCAGGGTCTTTCAATATCTCAACAAAATCAGGATTGGTGCAAGGGATTAGTCACAAATATTGCAAATTTATTCACAGAAAGGATGGTTATGCTTATGCAAACTAG
- a CDS encoding DUF3604 domain-containing protein: MKLKPLPLRIRPLWLRVLTIGLLSLLLSMGQMPLALAKSEVNPAERKALFGDLHVHTNYSLDSYLGWNPNGPREAYRFAKGEPAKTATGEEHRLKTPLDFTAITDHAEDLAAIAVCNTPDAPGYKSRDCRRLRASFEKHNLDAGAKAYEEFVIFAKPLGPCEKDPESCNHYGALLWDKIQDAAAEFNKPRVFTTLNAYEWTSLGNIKRGSTGGTGIHRNIIFRNDTVPEVPFSATNSPDPTGSPNPEDLWAWLDEKCTGECEAIVIPHNTNLSQGTAFAPYYYDLERPIDAERARTQQRLERLVEVIQTKGESECRTGLGNTDELCGFEKLDRRPIASGHPLVVEGAAVQALASAVPCTGIDEPEGCVSKHSYIREGLKEGIKQEAKIGVNPFKYGFVGATDSHSGFPASGEEYNFKGSHAVTDSKPSLRLGVGDIDNPIGDYAENLLNNPGGVTGVWAEKNTRDSIFDALKRRETFATSGPRIQVRLFGGFGFSDDLNERPDALDIAYSTGVPMGGDLDDLDDLPAPLAADTPPKMFVWAMQDPKSAKLQGIQIIKGWLDENGDLQEKVYAVACSDGLEPEDGVCPPNGATVDITTCAISQGPFVPGAAELSAVWPDPDFDPNQHAFYYARVIENPTCRWSTYDAIAENIYPRTGVPPFIRERAWSSPIWYNPAPVEIEPLPDQAVENMSHEEFWNRIIQEIQKHYSTK, translated from the coding sequence ATGAAATTGAAGCCTTTACCCCTGAGGATTCGACCCTTGTGGTTGCGAGTCCTAACTATCGGGCTTCTCAGCCTGCTGCTATCTATGGGACAAATGCCCCTAGCCTTAGCCAAGAGTGAAGTGAACCCCGCTGAACGAAAAGCCCTATTCGGGGACCTGCACGTTCACACCAACTACTCCCTCGACAGCTACCTGGGATGGAACCCCAATGGCCCCCGTGAAGCCTACCGCTTTGCCAAAGGGGAACCGGCGAAGACGGCAACGGGGGAAGAGCACAGGTTGAAAACCCCCCTCGATTTCACCGCAATCACCGACCATGCAGAAGATTTAGCGGCGATCGCCGTTTGCAACACCCCCGATGCCCCTGGCTATAAATCCCGAGACTGTAGGCGTTTGCGGGCTTCTTTTGAGAAGCACAACCTCGACGCTGGCGCAAAGGCCTATGAAGAATTCGTGATTTTCGCTAAGCCCTTGGGCCCGTGCGAAAAAGATCCGGAAAGCTGCAACCACTATGGTGCTTTACTGTGGGACAAAATCCAGGATGCGGCGGCAGAGTTCAACAAACCTCGGGTGTTCACAACCCTGAACGCCTACGAATGGACCTCTCTGGGCAATATCAAACGCGGCAGCACCGGCGGGACTGGGATCCATCGCAATATCATTTTTCGCAATGACACCGTGCCTGAGGTTCCATTTTCGGCAACAAATTCTCCCGATCCCACAGGTTCTCCCAATCCCGAGGATCTGTGGGCTTGGTTGGATGAAAAATGCACGGGAGAATGCGAGGCGATCGTGATTCCTCACAACACCAACCTGTCCCAGGGTACTGCTTTTGCCCCATACTACTACGACCTGGAACGCCCCATAGACGCCGAGCGCGCCCGCACCCAGCAACGACTGGAACGACTGGTGGAAGTCATCCAAACCAAAGGCGAATCGGAATGCCGAACCGGTTTGGGTAATACAGACGAACTCTGTGGCTTTGAAAAACTCGACCGTCGCCCCATTGCCAGCGGTCATCCCCTGGTGGTGGAAGGTGCCGCCGTCCAGGCACTTGCCAGCGCAGTTCCCTGCACCGGAATTGACGAACCTGAGGGTTGTGTCAGCAAACATAGCTACATTCGGGAAGGACTGAAGGAAGGCATCAAGCAAGAGGCTAAGATCGGAGTCAACCCCTTTAAGTACGGTTTCGTGGGTGCGACCGATTCCCACAGCGGTTTTCCCGCCAGCGGTGAAGAATACAATTTTAAGGGCAGTCACGCCGTCACCGACTCAAAGCCCTCACTTCGCCTGGGTGTTGGAGATATAGACAATCCGATTGGGGATTATGCAGAGAACCTGTTGAACAATCCCGGTGGTGTGACTGGGGTTTGGGCTGAAAAAAACACCCGTGACAGCATCTTTGATGCCCTGAAGCGGCGGGAAACCTTTGCCACCAGTGGTCCCCGCATTCAAGTGCGGCTGTTTGGCGGCTTCGGGTTCTCGGACGACCTGAACGAACGCCCTGATGCCCTCGATATTGCCTACAGCACAGGCGTGCCCATGGGCGGGGATTTAGACGATTTAGACGATTTACCGGCACCGCTCGCTGCCGATACCCCTCCCAAAATGTTCGTGTGGGCCATGCAAGACCCCAAGAGCGCCAAATTGCAAGGCATTCAGATTATCAAAGGCTGGTTGGATGAAAACGGCGACCTCCAAGAGAAGGTCTATGCTGTTGCTTGCTCCGATGGCTTAGAACCGGAAGACGGAGTCTGCCCGCCGAATGGGGCAACGGTAGATATAACCACCTGTGCTATATCCCAAGGTCCTTTTGTACCTGGCGCAGCCGAACTCAGCGCGGTTTGGCCTGACCCCGATTTTGACCCCAATCAACATGCATTTTACTACGCACGGGTGATTGAAAATCCCACCTGCCGCTGGAGCACCTATGATGCGATCGCTGAAAACATCTACCCACGCACTGGAGTCCCTCCCTTCATCCGTGAGCGGGCTTGGTCTTCCCCCATCTGGTATAACCCGGCTCCGGTAGAGATCGAACCTCTGCCTGACCAAGCTGTTGAAAATATGAGTCACGAAGAATTTTGGAATCGAATCATTCAGGAAATTCAGAAACATTATTCAACCAAATGA